The following coding sequences lie in one Metopolophium dirhodum isolate CAU chromosome 5, ASM1992520v1, whole genome shotgun sequence genomic window:
- the LOC132944192 gene encoding gamma-glutamyl hydrolase B-like, translated as MYLPVILTLILSFVTKLTICNERPVIGILTQEVYWSSLNHLKPYYNNSCIAASYVKAIEASGGRVVPVFTNRTTEYYTDVVNKVNGILVPGGGCAFNISFGISQSTNEVFNIAKRIHCLAVIQ; from the exons atgtatttacCAGTTAttctaactttaattttgagtTTTGTAACAAAACTAACAATTTGTAATGAAAGACCAGTGATTGGAATACTAACACAAGAAGTTTATTGGTCTTCTCTAAACcatttaaaaccatattataataattcgtgTATAGCTGCATCTTATGTTAAAGCAATTGAAGCTTCTGGAGGGCGAGTTGTACCAGTTTTCACAAACAGGACTACtgaatattatac GGATGTAGTGAACAAAGTAAATGGAATTTTGGTCCCTGGAGGAGGATGTGCGTTTAATATTAGTTTCGGAATCAGTCAATCTACGAATGAAGTTTTTAACATTGCCAAACgt ATACATTGCCTGGCAGtcattcaataa